One region of Chryseobacterium sp. SORGH_AS_0447 genomic DNA includes:
- a CDS encoding MotA/TolQ/ExbB proton channel family protein — protein MEMNVSKNDEQVIARKSGGLNPAIIIPIIFAIGICIYLFVLGSPGNFKDADKLGAGSVAFSDVEGKDIHPESFLGIIYKGGVIVPILITFMLTVIVFSIERALVLGRAAGKGNLDNFVIQVRSLLNQNKIDEALEECDRQQGSVGNVVKEGLTTYKALSHDTTLNKEQKMVALNKAIEEATTLEMPMLEKNMMILSTLGTVATLVALLGTVIGMIKAFFALGSGGGTPDAAALSTGISEALINTALGIGTSAIAIILYNYFTSKIDGLTYKIDEIAMSIQQSFAEFN, from the coding sequence ATGGAAATGAATGTTTCAAAAAATGATGAGCAAGTAATTGCTAGAAAATCGGGAGGTTTAAACCCGGCTATTATTATTCCTATCATCTTTGCAATAGGAATTTGTATTTATTTATTCGTCTTGGGTAGCCCAGGAAACTTTAAAGATGCAGACAAGCTTGGTGCAGGATCTGTTGCTTTTTCCGATGTTGAAGGAAAAGACATTCACCCAGAGTCGTTTTTAGGTATTATTTACAAAGGAGGTGTTATCGTACCGATCCTTATTACCTTCATGCTTACCGTAATCGTGTTCTCAATTGAAAGAGCATTGGTTTTAGGTAGAGCTGCAGGAAAAGGAAACCTAGACAACTTCGTTATTCAGGTTAGAAGCTTGCTAAACCAGAACAAAATTGATGAAGCTTTAGAAGAGTGCGACAGACAACAAGGTTCTGTAGGTAATGTAGTGAAAGAAGGTCTTACGACTTACAAAGCTTTATCTCACGATACGACTCTTAACAAAGAGCAAAAAATGGTAGCGCTTAACAAAGCGATCGAAGAGGCTACAACTCTTGAAATGCCAATGCTTGAGAAAAACATGATGATCCTTTCTACTTTAGGTACTGTTGCAACGTTAGTAGCACTATTAGGTACGGTAATCGGGATGATCAAGGCGTTCTTCGCATTAGGTTCAGGAGGTGGTACTCCGGATGCTGCTGCACTTTCTACAGGTATCTCCGAGGCTTTGATCAACACGGCTTTAGGTATCGGTACTTCAGCTATCGCTATCATCCTTTATAATTACTTTACTTCTAAAATCGACGGATTAACTTATAAGATCGATGAGATCGCTATGAGCATCCAGCAGTCTTTCGCTGAATTCAACTAA
- a CDS encoding biopolymer transporter ExbD produces the protein MARVKPKRHGVVTDMTAMCDVAFLLLTFFILTTQFKKPDVEQIKPPSSISEKLLPDASLMTINATPDGKFYFQPVENASERLQLLDNMGKKYGVTFDNNEKAAFQKVQAIGVPMNQLKSYLDLPDDEQKNFKSPTGIPMDSTNKQLVDWVKESLAVNPEYKLAIKGDVTTEYPKVKSLFEGLRDIDFLKFWLITSQEGKPNE, from the coding sequence ATGGCGAGAGTTAAACCAAAAAGACATGGAGTAGTGACGGATATGACGGCAATGTGTGACGTTGCATTCCTACTGCTTACATTCTTTATCTTGACCACTCAGTTTAAAAAACCTGACGTGGAGCAGATTAAACCGCCATCTTCAATATCAGAGAAGTTACTTCCTGATGCCAGCTTGATGACCATCAACGCTACTCCAGACGGGAAATTTTATTTCCAGCCTGTAGAAAATGCATCAGAAAGATTACAGCTTTTGGACAATATGGGTAAAAAGTACGGTGTTACTTTTGACAATAACGAAAAAGCTGCATTCCAAAAAGTACAAGCTATCGGCGTTCCTATGAACCAGCTGAAAAGCTATCTTGATTTGCCAGATGACGAGCAGAAGAATTTCAAGAGTCCTACCGGGATTCCTATGGATAGTACAAATAAGCAATTAGTAGATTGGGTAAAAGAAAGTTTGGCCGTTAATCCTGAATATAAATTAGCGATTAAAGGAGACGTTACTACCGAATATCCGAAAGTTAAAAGCTTATTTGAGGGTTTAAGAGATATCGATTTTCTTAAATTTTGGTTGATTACATCACAAGAAGGTAAACCTAATGAATAA
- a CDS encoding biopolymer transporter ExbD, whose protein sequence is MAEVQVQEKGAKGGKVRSKKQSTRVDMTPMVDLGFLLITFFMFTTTFSKPNVMDLGLPAKPKDEKQKPPPTEIKLSNSISLLLGKDNKIFWHQQDNTSLTDQNLNETTFDREGIRKVIEQAKANAADKSKFTVIIKPTDDAVYKNFVDILDEMAITKSEQYGVTDLKPWEKAIYDRKVGNSGAAAAAPATK, encoded by the coding sequence ATGGCAGAAGTACAAGTACAGGAAAAGGGCGCCAAAGGCGGCAAGGTACGTTCCAAGAAACAGAGTACCAGAGTCGATATGACTCCGATGGTGGACTTGGGTTTTCTATTGATTACCTTCTTTATGTTCACAACCACATTCTCTAAACCGAATGTGATGGATTTGGGTCTTCCGGCAAAACCGAAAGATGAAAAACAAAAACCACCTCCAACTGAAATTAAACTTTCGAATTCTATTTCTTTATTATTAGGAAAAGACAATAAGATTTTCTGGCACCAGCAGGATAATACCTCTCTTACCGATCAGAATCTTAATGAAACTACTTTCGATAGAGAAGGAATTAGAAAGGTGATTGAGCAGGCAAAAGCAAATGCGGCAGATAAATCCAAATTTACGGTGATTATCAAACCGACTGACGATGCTGTATACAAAAACTTTGTAGATATTCTTGACGAAATGGCCATCACAAAGAGTGAGCAGTACGGGGTTACCGATCTGAAGCCTTGGGAAAAAGCTATTTACGATAGAAAAGTTGGTAATTCTGGAGCAGCAGCTGCTGCGCCGGCTACAAAGTAA
- a CDS encoding energy transducer TonB, with product MANENVYDSNLTLDEIVFENRNKEYGAYDLRHQYPKLLTKSFIVGTALFLVAALSPFIYLTIKRLTEPPKQEVKADLVEILQEDKIIEQPKEEEPPPPPPPKEEEKIEVIQNVVPEPVKAPKIETPPPPISKQLETTTGLTNQEGVKAPAYTPPPPPPSTGTRASTAEVKPQVNENQVYTEVEQTAEFPGGINAFRNKVSSNFDGSAMNGDEGTVKTEITFVVERDGSITDVKASGGNSDFNAEAIRTIKSIKNKWTPAKINGQSVRYRFRLPLTMNFEG from the coding sequence ATGGCAAATGAAAATGTATACGATTCTAATCTTACTTTAGATGAGATCGTATTTGAAAATAGAAACAAGGAATATGGTGCGTACGATTTAAGACATCAGTATCCAAAACTTCTGACGAAATCTTTCATCGTTGGAACAGCATTATTCCTAGTTGCTGCTTTGTCTCCATTTATTTATCTTACCATTAAGAGACTTACCGAGCCGCCTAAGCAAGAAGTTAAGGCGGACTTAGTAGAGATCCTGCAGGAAGACAAAATTATCGAGCAGCCGAAAGAAGAAGAACCACCTCCACCACCTCCACCGAAAGAAGAGGAAAAAATTGAGGTGATTCAAAACGTAGTTCCTGAGCCTGTAAAAGCTCCGAAAATTGAAACGCCACCGCCGCCAATTTCTAAGCAGTTGGAAACGACTACAGGTCTTACCAATCAGGAAGGGGTAAAGGCTCCGGCTTATACACCACCGCCACCACCGCCATCTACCGGTACAAGAGCATCAACTGCAGAGGTTAAGCCTCAGGTTAATGAGAACCAGGTATATACAGAAGTAGAGCAAACTGCTGAATTCCCTGGAGGTATTAACGCCTTCAGAAATAAGGTTTCCAGTAACTTTGACGGTTCTGCGATGAACGGTGATGAAGGTACGGTAAAAACGGAAATCACTTTCGTTGTAGAAAGAGATGGAAGTATTACCGATGTAAAAGCATCAGGAGGAAACTCCGATTTCAATGCTGAAGCGATCAGAACGATCAAATCGATTAAAAACAAATGGACTCCGGCTAAAATCAACGGACAGTCTGTACGTTACCGATTCAGATTACCACTGACGATGAACTTTGAAGGATAA
- a CDS encoding C4-dicarboxylate ABC transporter, translating to MMFNWLSLVTGFFYIVLGGVVIFYKFFFTVLEPGVAYALGALLILYGIFRIYRAITRIKSSGNEE from the coding sequence ATGATGTTCAATTGGTTATCCCTTGTTACGGGATTTTTTTATATCGTCCTTGGAGGGGTTGTAATTTTTTACAAATTCTTCTTTACCGTTCTGGAGCCGGGCGTCGCCTATGCATTAGGTGCATTGCTTATTCTTTACGGTATTTTCAGGATTTACAGAGCGATTACAAGAATTAAAAGTTCAGGAAATGAAGAATAG
- a CDS encoding PstS family phosphate ABC transporter substrate-binding protein: protein MKNSITVIMLFFISAIAVSCKNEDKSPSYHKGEMTILTDESFKSVTEALAEGYMINYPETKIKVSTKKEDLGFLDLLNDKARIVVMSRDLSPEEMKTYKERVDRNFLPARFAADAVIFIVPKSSTKESISMDEINKGMQSENKEFIFDGANSSNLNFVAQKLKKQPKDLKFSVIPGNKNIIEELNKYPDKIGVIGLNTFSRPYDKESEQLRSMVKILPVESKGKLYNTDYENLRKMNYPFTRILYFLTNEGNFNIANGFIRYSCTQLGQMIVQKEGLQPYNIYRREVQMR, encoded by the coding sequence ATGAAGAATAGCATTACAGTTATTATGCTGTTTTTTATTAGTGCTATAGCAGTAAGCTGTAAAAACGAAGACAAATCACCATCTTATCATAAGGGCGAAATGACGATTCTTACCGATGAATCGTTTAAAAGTGTTACTGAAGCTTTAGCGGAAGGATATATGATTAATTATCCAGAAACAAAGATTAAAGTTTCCACAAAGAAAGAAGACCTGGGGTTCCTTGATCTATTAAATGATAAGGCAAGAATTGTTGTCATGTCTAGAGATTTATCTCCGGAAGAAATGAAAACGTATAAAGAGCGTGTAGACCGTAATTTTTTACCGGCTCGGTTTGCTGCGGACGCAGTGATTTTCATTGTTCCTAAAAGTTCAACCAAGGAAAGTATTTCGATGGATGAAATAAATAAAGGGATGCAGTCTGAAAATAAAGAATTCATTTTCGACGGAGCGAATTCCAGCAATTTGAACTTTGTAGCCCAAAAGCTTAAAAAACAGCCCAAAGATTTAAAATTTTCCGTAATTCCGGGCAATAAAAATATTATCGAAGAGTTAAATAAATATCCTGATAAAATAGGAGTTATCGGCTTAAATACCTTCAGTCGTCCGTATGATAAGGAATCTGAGCAGTTGAGAAGTATGGTAAAGATCCTTCCTGTTGAAAGCAAAGGAAAACTGTACAATACGGATTATGAAAACCTTCGGAAAATGAATTATCCCTTTACCCGAATTTTGTATTTTTTAACAAATGAAGGAAATTTCAATATAGCCAATGGGTTTATCAGGTATTCCTGCACGCAGCTTGGGCAGATGATTGTTCAGAAGGAAGGATTACAGCCTTATAATATCTATAGGAGAGAGGTGCAGATGCGTTAA
- a CDS encoding tetratricopeptide repeat protein, giving the protein MKDIMNMNVKKIAFGAAVVFFTNFAFAQTVQDGINSVDSDKYAQAKTNFTNMIASAPTAENYFYLGNTYLKQGEPDFAAATENFNKGLAADSKSYLNKLGLATVKLGKGDKNAVAEIQKIVSDSREKDAEVLFRAAEALTLFEKNNSPDLAIQFLNKAIERAEKKGVPAYYYYTLGDAYRLKRMPGDAMTAYDKALPLAKNKASVYTRIGTLWMAAQQWQQAKTSIDKAITTDPTYAPAYKALAAYDIRYQQNAKATQDLINYTKYADEDPYTQLEIAKLYFTNEDYANSKQVLDKIFDKINDPIKFKLRAYQLYANGNYAEAKQNLDNFISQAEKSRVQPADQGLQGLIAAGLAKTETDAAKKTALMTEAQQKVAIAKAAKDETLKWDLELVKIAGGGASQADVDAGPTNPTIEGLKQKVAANAQDSDSLFKLATAYQDAKNWNGAILTWQKMNALLPDWAPGYYSLGYSYQQAGNNDAAKIAYEKFINTVKPADQEANKQTLAYAYFAVAYMNKDSDLAKAKDYVAKSVQLDPNYQDAVKLNAEINK; this is encoded by the coding sequence ATGAAAGATATAATGAATATGAATGTAAAGAAGATTGCATTTGGAGCAGCAGTGGTGTTTTTTACCAACTTTGCCTTTGCGCAAACTGTACAGGACGGTATTAACAGTGTTGACAGTGATAAATATGCTCAGGCAAAAACTAATTTTACGAACATGATTGCTTCAGCGCCTACCGCTGAAAACTATTTCTACTTAGGAAATACTTATTTGAAACAAGGTGAGCCTGATTTTGCGGCTGCCACTGAAAATTTTAATAAAGGTCTTGCTGCAGACAGCAAAAGCTATTTGAATAAACTAGGTCTTGCGACAGTAAAACTTGGAAAAGGAGATAAAAATGCAGTAGCTGAAATCCAGAAAATTGTATCAGACTCCAGAGAGAAAGATGCGGAAGTATTGTTCAGAGCTGCAGAAGCACTGACTTTATTTGAGAAAAATAACTCTCCTGATCTTGCGATCCAGTTTCTAAATAAGGCAATTGAGAGAGCAGAGAAAAAAGGAGTTCCTGCTTACTACTATTACACTTTAGGTGATGCTTACCGTTTGAAGAGAATGCCTGGAGATGCGATGACTGCTTATGACAAAGCACTTCCTCTGGCAAAAAACAAAGCTTCGGTTTATACAAGAATCGGTACCCTTTGGATGGCTGCACAGCAGTGGCAACAAGCTAAAACAAGCATTGATAAAGCAATTACTACAGATCCAACATATGCGCCTGCTTATAAGGCATTAGCAGCGTATGACATCAGATACCAGCAAAATGCTAAAGCAACTCAGGATTTGATCAACTATACAAAATATGCTGATGAAGATCCTTATACGCAATTGGAAATTGCCAAACTTTATTTTACGAATGAAGATTATGCAAATTCTAAGCAGGTACTGGATAAAATCTTTGATAAAATCAATGATCCTATTAAATTTAAGTTGAGAGCTTATCAGTTGTATGCTAACGGTAACTATGCAGAAGCTAAGCAGAACCTGGATAATTTCATTTCTCAGGCTGAAAAATCAAGAGTACAGCCTGCCGATCAGGGACTTCAGGGCCTTATTGCAGCAGGTTTGGCAAAAACTGAAACTGATGCAGCTAAGAAAACAGCTTTAATGACAGAGGCTCAGCAAAAAGTAGCGATTGCAAAAGCGGCTAAAGACGAAACTTTAAAGTGGGATCTGGAACTAGTAAAGATTGCAGGAGGAGGAGCTTCTCAGGCTGATGTTGATGCCGGTCCTACAAACCCTACTATTGAAGGATTAAAACAAAAAGTTGCTGCAAATGCTCAGGATTCGGATTCTCTTTTCAAATTGGCAACTGCTTATCAGGATGCTAAAAACTGGAACGGTGCCATCTTAACATGGCAAAAAATGAATGCGCTTTTACCTGATTGGGCACCTGGATATTACAGTTTAGGATATTCTTACCAACAGGCAGGTAATAATGATGCAGCAAAAATTGCTTATGAGAAATTCATCAATACCGTAAAACCTGCTGACCAGGAAGCCAACAAGCAAACGTTAGCTTATGCTTATTTTGCAGTAGCATATATGAATAAAGATTCAGATCTTGCGAAAGCAAAAGATTATGTTGCAAAATCAGTTCAATTGGATCCTAATTATCAGGATGCTGTAAAACTGAATGCAGAAATCAACAAATAA
- a CDS encoding DUF3276 family protein translates to MSEYKERHENEIFTKVLKAGRRTYFFDVRETKAGDYYLTITESKKNFGENGEATFEKHKIYLYKEDFKSFQEMFNESTDFIINEKGEDVISEKHDKDFKSRSYTIDSDDEV, encoded by the coding sequence ATGAGTGAATACAAGGAACGCCACGAAAATGAAATTTTCACAAAGGTGTTAAAAGCAGGGAGAAGAACTTATTTCTTTGATGTGCGCGAGACGAAAGCAGGAGATTATTATCTTACGATTACCGAAAGCAAAAAGAATTTCGGGGAGAATGGAGAAGCTACATTCGAGAAGCACAAAATCTATCTTTACAAGGAAGATTTTAAAAGTTTTCAGGAGATGTTTAATGAATCCACAGATTTCATCATTAATGAAAAGGGTGAGGATGTAATATCAGAAAAGCATGACAAAGACTTCAAAAGCAGATCATACACCATTGACTCTGACGACGAAGTTTAA
- a CDS encoding ABC transporter ATP-binding protein, with translation MKALKTLNPYFWKHKILLFWGVLFIIASNFFNIYKVQFVGKSVDELTKNGNLGFNRQVLIYVAIIVGCSLLTGFFTFMMRQTIIVASRRIEYELKNKIYRHYQDLSLTDYKQTTIGDLMNRLSEDVVAVRMYLGPGVMYVANLIVLVVITAIYMLKTDVSMTLWTLLPLPILSFAIYKVSSIINKKSKIMQKSQSGISTFVQDSFSGIRVVKFFAKENYIKKNYSAKVTDYQDKALDLAKTEAYFFTIILFVIGLLNVAIIWVGGQKYIAGELSIGKIADFFMYINTLIFPFSMVGWVTSVNQRAEASMQRINEFMNKKSEIINTNFEKYGIKGDIEFRNVSYVYPNTGIRALDNLSFTLKAGESMAIMGKTGSGKSTIALLLCRLIDPTEGEILIDGKNLKDHNLENYRNYIGYIPQESYLFSDSIEHNIGFAIDQPSHEKVVEYAKIADVDKNIVGFKEQYNTMVGERGVMLSGGQKQRICIARALIKDPNIIIFDDSLSALDTETEQNILENIDRKIRNATSIIITHRESSAQRADKILNLTEINNSITA, from the coding sequence ATGAAAGCGCTAAAAACATTAAACCCCTACTTCTGGAAGCACAAAATACTGCTGTTTTGGGGAGTATTATTCATTATTGCCAGTAATTTTTTCAACATATATAAAGTTCAGTTTGTCGGGAAATCCGTAGATGAACTTACGAAAAACGGGAATCTGGGCTTTAACAGACAGGTTCTTATTTATGTCGCCATTATTGTTGGCTGTTCTTTACTGACAGGTTTTTTTACGTTTATGATGCGGCAGACCATTATTGTAGCCTCAAGAAGAATAGAATACGAACTGAAAAATAAAATTTACAGGCATTACCAGGATTTATCTTTAACGGATTATAAGCAGACAACGATCGGAGATTTGATGAACCGTCTGAGTGAAGATGTCGTGGCTGTGAGAATGTACCTGGGTCCCGGAGTGATGTATGTTGCCAACCTGATCGTTCTGGTAGTCATTACTGCAATTTATATGCTTAAAACGGATGTTTCCATGACCCTCTGGACGTTATTGCCGCTTCCTATTTTATCTTTTGCAATTTATAAGGTAAGTTCGATCATCAATAAGAAATCGAAGATCATGCAGAAAAGCCAGTCGGGGATTTCTACTTTCGTACAGGACAGTTTTTCAGGCATCCGCGTGGTAAAGTTTTTTGCCAAAGAAAATTATATCAAAAAGAATTACAGTGCGAAAGTAACCGACTACCAGGATAAAGCATTGGATTTAGCAAAAACCGAAGCGTATTTCTTTACCATTATTTTATTTGTAATCGGTCTATTGAATGTAGCCATCATCTGGGTCGGCGGGCAGAAATATATTGCTGGGGAACTGAGCATCGGTAAAATTGCAGACTTTTTCATGTACATCAACACCCTGATCTTCCCATTTTCGATGGTGGGCTGGGTAACTTCCGTTAATCAGCGGGCTGAAGCATCGATGCAGAGAATTAATGAATTCATGAATAAAAAGTCGGAGATAATTAATACCAATTTTGAAAAATACGGCATCAAAGGAGATATTGAGTTCCGGAATGTTTCTTATGTATATCCGAATACCGGGATCAGGGCTTTAGACAACCTGAGCTTTACACTTAAAGCCGGAGAATCGATGGCCATTATGGGAAAAACCGGAAGCGGGAAATCCACCATAGCTCTGCTCTTATGCCGCCTGATCGATCCTACCGAAGGAGAAATCCTGATCGACGGCAAAAACCTGAAAGACCATAATCTGGAAAACTATCGGAATTATATCGGATACATTCCACAGGAAAGTTATCTTTTCTCCGATTCTATCGAACACAATATCGGTTTTGCAATAGATCAACCATCACACGAAAAAGTAGTGGAATATGCCAAAATCGCCGATGTGGATAAGAATATAGTTGGATTTAAAGAACAGTACAATACTATGGTTGGAGAACGCGGCGTCATGCTTTCGGGAGGACAGAAACAGAGGATCTGTATCGCTAGGGCATTGATTAAGGATCCCAACATCATTATTTTTGACGATTCCCTATCTGCACTGGATACTGAAACGGAACAGAATATTCTTGAAAATATCGACCGTAAAATACGCAACGCAACTTCGATAATCATCACGCATAGAGAGTCTAGCGCACAGAGAGCTGATAAAATTCTTAACCTGACTGAAATTAACAATTCCATAACCGCATAG
- a CDS encoding transcription antitermination protein NusB, which yields MLGRRQIREKVVQTVYSYYQNPVKFDVLEKNMFAGIEKIYHLYIYELNFLVSLKELAENQIEIGKNKYLKTDADINPNQKFINNQVLIKLEENPERLFFTGQHKQLKWDLHDDLLVKTFQRITAGKRYQDFMKEEGYSFEDDQKFIGKLFLRYIAENDDFHDYLGDKELSWYDDIHIANSMVQKTIGFLKEDEESRTLIKMIKDDEDKTFAIKLLRNTLDSWENNEKKLEERLENWDLERVSLMDKVILSTAIAELDNFPFTPSRVIINEYIEIAKVFATDRSNIFINGILDKYCKDLNRI from the coding sequence ATGTTAGGAAGACGACAAATCCGTGAAAAAGTAGTACAGACCGTGTATTCTTATTATCAGAATCCTGTGAAGTTTGATGTGTTAGAGAAAAACATGTTCGCCGGAATAGAGAAAATCTATCATCTCTATATCTATGAACTGAATTTCCTTGTTTCTCTGAAAGAACTGGCAGAAAATCAGATCGAAATCGGAAAAAATAAATATCTGAAAACCGATGCTGATATTAATCCTAACCAAAAATTCATCAACAATCAAGTTTTAATTAAATTGGAAGAAAATCCTGAGAGGTTATTTTTCACAGGACAGCACAAACAATTGAAATGGGACCTGCATGATGATCTTTTGGTGAAAACGTTCCAGAGAATTACGGCAGGAAAACGTTATCAGGATTTTATGAAAGAAGAAGGCTATTCTTTCGAAGATGATCAGAAGTTTATCGGGAAATTATTTTTAAGATATATTGCTGAAAATGATGATTTCCACGATTATCTTGGAGATAAGGAACTTTCCTGGTATGATGATATTCATATTGCCAATTCCATGGTGCAGAAGACCATCGGTTTCCTGAAAGAAGATGAAGAAAGCCGTACTTTAATTAAAATGATTAAAGACGACGAGGATAAAACGTTTGCCATCAAATTATTAAGAAACACGCTGGACAGTTGGGAAAACAACGAAAAGAAACTGGAGGAAAGGCTTGAAAACTGGGACCTGGAGAGGGTTTCTTTAATGGATAAAGTGATTCTTTCGACAGCAATTGCGGAGCTGGATAACTTTCCTTTTACGCCTTCAAGAGTTATCATCAACGAATATATCGAGATTGCAAAAGTATTTGCAACAGACCGTTCCAATATATTTATTAACGGTATTTTAGATAAGTATTGTAAAGATTTAAACAGAATATAA
- a CDS encoding DUF1573 domain-containing protein, whose translation MKKTLSIIALSVMAFGMVSCKKENKETTGTETATTATDSTTAAASAPMGDSAAVAPATEQTAATPASNQPLTTVALSESNFDFGKIKKGEKVQHVYEITNTGSNPLVISEVKPGCGCTAPDFTKEPIMPGKKGKITLHFDSTNFDGNVSKFADVFANVEKMPIKLTFTANIQP comes from the coding sequence ATGAAAAAAACGTTATCAATAATCGCTTTGTCTGTGATGGCCTTTGGAATGGTTTCATGCAAAAAAGAGAATAAGGAAACTACAGGAACGGAAACGGCTACAACGGCTACTGATTCTACAACTGCGGCTGCTTCTGCACCGATGGGTGATTCTGCTGCTGTAGCTCCGGCTACAGAACAGACTGCTGCTACTCCTGCTTCCAATCAGCCTTTAACAACGGTAGCTCTTTCGGAAAGCAATTTCGACTTCGGGAAAATTAAAAAGGGTGAGAAAGTGCAACACGTTTATGAAATTACAAATACGGGAAGCAACCCATTGGTTATTTCTGAAGTAAAGCCGGGCTGTGGATGTACTGCTCCTGATTTCACCAAAGAACCGATTATGCCTGGTAAAAAAGGAAAAATCACGTTACATTTCGATTCTACCAACTTTGACGGAAATGTGAGCAAGTTTGCTGATGTATTTGCCAATGTAGAAAAAATGCCGATTAAATTAACTTTCACTGCGAATATTCAACCATAA
- the yajC gene encoding preprotein translocase subunit YajC, translated as MNLLSIFLQAPAQGGNSMMLIMMGVMFVGFYFLMIRPQMRKQKQEKNFQETLKVGTRVVLTSGLHGRIAQVQDDGFVIETLSGKLKFEKAAVSREFTEARFGDKAKAAEKTADKTTDKKEIDLEKK; from the coding sequence ATGAATTTACTATCAATCTTTTTACAGGCTCCGGCTCAGGGAGGAAACTCCATGATGCTGATCATGATGGGGGTAATGTTTGTCGGATTTTATTTCCTGATGATCAGACCGCAGATGAGAAAGCAGAAACAGGAGAAAAACTTCCAGGAAACGCTTAAAGTAGGAACAAGAGTTGTGCTTACTTCCGGTCTTCATGGAAGAATCGCTCAGGTTCAGGATGACGGGTTTGTTATTGAAACCTTATCCGGAAAACTGAAATTTGAGAAAGCGGCTGTTTCCAGAGAATTTACGGAAGCCCGTTTCGGCGATAAAGCCAAAGCTGCTGAAAAAACTGCCGATAAAACAACTGACAAAAAAGAAATCGACCTGGAGAAAAAATAA